ATTAACCCTAGAAATGATGGTAGTAATGATCCAAGCCCTAAGACTACTATACTATGAATTCTCAACAAAATTCTTCAAAGGAACAGGAAAACCATACACACCATACAAAATCACGTTCCCCATTAAAACAAATAAATTAAACAGTTAAAAATTAAAGGGTAAAATTTATTCATCTTCAAGTATTCTTTTCCACTTTACATTTTCTTCAAAAATTTGTTTTGCAATTTTAATTCTTTCTTCATCTATTAGCTTTACTTTTCCAATTATTTTTTGAAGTAATTGAATTGTCGTAAATGTGTCGTAAGGAACAAGAATTAACGGTATTTTCAATTCATCAGCTTTTGGAAACACTTTGATACTTGGATAAAGGTTTCCTGTTAAAATTATGCCTGAAGCTTTTGTTTCTAGAGCTGAAAGAATTAAATCTGTTCTATCTCCTCCTGTAATAATTAATTTATTTATGGTTCTCCTAAAATATTTCATTGCGCTTTCAACGCTCATTGCTCCTACTAAAAATGTTTGAACAAGATTATTTAACCCTTCTTCTCCAGCTAAAATTTTTCCGTTAATTTTTTCATAAATCTCCTTTACAGTTAATGAATTTAATGTTAAGTTCTCAGGGATAACACCTAAAAGTTCTAAATCATGCATATTAAAAAAATCCTTTATTATAGTATTTGTAAATTGTATTTTTTCTTGAGGTACTTTATTGATAATCACACCATAAGGTTTTAAACCCCATTTTAAACAATAATCTTTAGCTTGGATAATTTCATCTACTAAGAAATCTCCTTTAAACTGATGGACTAAAATAATTTTTGATGAAAAAATCTTTGCAAGTTTTGGTACACATAGATTTATAAATGCTCCTGTAGAGAGAGTATGTCCCCCTTCTATAAAAATAATATCTTTTCCTATTGAAATTTTCTTAAAAGAAAAATAAATTTTTTCTTCAATTTCTCTAAAATCTTTTCCAATAAAGTTTTCTAAGAAATCTGTTTCTGAAAGAGTTATAGGGCAGATAGTTTCATTTTCTTCTTTAAGATCAAGAATTCTCCTCATAAATTCGACATCTTCATCCACTAAAGAACCTTTAGAATTTATTAATGACGCTGAACCTATAGGCTTAAAATATCCAATTATTTCTCCATTTTCTTTAGCTTTTAATGCTAAAGGGATTGTAACAAAGCTTTTTCCAGCTAATTCTTCAATTGAAGCTAAATAAATTGTTTTCGTAAGTTTCCCCCCATTCTCTTTTTCTTCTAATCAAATATTTATATTTTAACAGTTACTTTTACGTCTAACCCTGTACATCCTTTTTTTTCTTCATAAACTACTAAAGGATTTACCTCTATCTCCATTATTTCCTCAAATTCACTCATAAGGTTAGAAATT
This Candidatus Bathyarchaeota archaeon DNA region includes the following protein-coding sequences:
- a CDS encoding phosphotransacetylase family protein, with protein sequence MDEDVEFMRRILDLKEENETICPITLSETDFLENFIGKDFREIEEKIYFSFKKISIGKDIIFIEGGHTLSTGAFINLCVPKLAKIFSSKIILVHQFKGDFLVDEIIQAKDYCLKWGLKPYGVIINKVPQEKIQFTNTIIKDFFNMHDLELLGVIPENLTLNSLTVKEIYEKINGKILAGEEGLNNLVQTFLVGAMSVESAMKYFRRTINKLIITGGDRTDLILSALETKASGIILTGNLYPSIKVFPKADELKIPLILVPYDTFTTIQLLQKIIGKVKLIDEERIKIAKQIFEENVKWKRILEDE